A window from Primulina huaijiensis isolate GDHJ02 chromosome 13, ASM1229523v2, whole genome shotgun sequence encodes these proteins:
- the LOC140991198 gene encoding uncharacterized protein, which produces MDFMKIGPPPLTGDENADVAEAWVDIMEQCFRVLHYDEDEKMEVADFMIQGKARKWWKPVSAILVQQHGRIRWEHFRQAFINHHFPPALRQAKEMELLTIKQGDSSIEDYQKRFTDLLPYAPHISENSAAKYSHFLNGLNQEIFDRVSVCDDPTSYEGLVNRCRQAEISIARRKAMQASKSSSSLGPRGQSFKKSASSSSGSGGLYSFGRKKLQCGHCGGNHQTENCRKVTGACFNCGGFGHMKRDCPNLENQSVGGGSMAGSYSGKQSEATVQQKGFPAQGSRRGGISQGSQQRPRVQGQFRPEGDENWFFFGEGARPPMPVVSAIKAQRALAKGGEGYLIYAVDVSKDVIDVKNIPVVDEFPDVFPDEIPGFPPEREVETEIELIPGTAPISRAPYKLAPTEMKGLKQQLQDLLDKGWNLVSVGKNRSSRRF; this is translated from the exons tttcatgaagATTGGACCTCCACCGTTGACTGGAGATGAGAATGCTGATGTTGCCGAAGCTTGGGTCGATATCATGGAGCAGTGTTTTCGAGTGCTGCACTATGACGAAGACGAGAAGATGGAGGTAGCTGATTTCATGATCCAAGGAAAAGCTCGGAAATGGTGGAAACCTGTTTCTGCCATTCTAGTTCAACAGCATGGGCGGATTCGTTGGGAACATTTCCGTCAGGCcttcatcaatcatcactttCCGCCAGCTCTTCGTCAGGCGAAGGAGATGGAACTGTTGACCATTAAGCAAGGAGATTCGAGCATTGAGGATTACCAAAAGCGTTTTACGGATCTGTTGCCGTACGCTCCTCACATCAGTGAGAATTCTGCAGCCAAATATTCTCACTttttgaatggtttgaaccaggaGATTTTTGATCGGGTTTCAGTCTGTGACGATCCTACTTCGTACGAAGGATTAGTGAATCGTTGTCGTCAAGCAGAGATCAGTATTGCTAGGAGGAAGGCTATGCAAGCTAGCAAAAGTTCTAGTTCGTTGGGACCGAGGGGTCAGTCTTTCAAGAAGTCTGCATCTTCTTCTTCCGGTTCTGGAGGGCTGTACAGCTTTGGTAGGAAAAAGCTGCAATGTGGCCACTGTGGAGGAAATCACCAGACGGAAAATTGTCGAAAAGTAACAGGTGCTTGTTTCAACTGTGGTGGTTTTGGTCACATGAAGAGGGATTGCCCTAATTTGGAGAATCAGAGTGTAGGCGGAGGTTCTATGGCAGGGTCTTACAGTGGAAAACAGTCTGAGGCCACTGTGCAACAGAAAGGTTTTCCTGCTCAAGGTTCTCGTCGTGGTGGAATATCACAAGGATCTCAGCAACGTCCACGAGTTCAAGGGCAA TTTCGTCCAGAAGGAGACGAGAATTGGTTTTTCTTTGGCGAGGGAGCTCGACCTCCAATGCCAGTAGTGTCTGCTATAAAGGCACAACGGGCTTTAGCGAAAGGAGGAGAAGGATACCTCATTTATGCTGTTGACGTATCGAAGGATGTGATCGACGTGAAGAACATTCCAGTTGTCGATGAATTTCCTGATgttttccccgatgagattcctggatttcctCCGGAGAGGGAAGTGGAAACGGAGATAGAGTTGATACCAGGAACCGCACCTATCTCCAGAGCGCCTTATAAATTGGCACCAACGGAGATGAAAGGGTTGAAGCAACAGTTACAAGATCTTCTTGACAAGGG ATGGAACCTTGTGTCTGTCGGGAAGAATCGTAGTTCCAGAAGATTCTGA